One Arachis duranensis cultivar V14167 unplaced genomic scaffold, aradu.V14167.gnm2.J7QH unplaced_Scaffold_232525, whole genome shotgun sequence DNA segment encodes these proteins:
- the LOC127744115 gene encoding uncharacterized mitochondrial protein AtMg00240-like: MDYGAKLSKDDGDSLPDSSDYRKIIGKPLYLSNTRPDISFAIGKLSQFLDCPTTNHLQLAHRILRYIKNSPAAGLFFSANSDLSLIGFSDSDWVGCPKLRRLVSAYCFYKGFLPCHLEEQEASNYHSFLPLRQSIGLLHWPPEKLNGLVMC; encoded by the coding sequence ATGGACTATGGGGCGAAATTGAGCAAGGATGATGGAGATAGTCTGCCTGATTCCTCCGATTATAGGAAAATTATTGGAAAACCGTTGTATCTCTCAAACACAAGGCCGGATATAAGCTTTGCAATTGGCAAGCTCAGCCAATTCTTGGATTGTCCCACAACTAATCACTTGCAATTGGCACATAGGATCCTCAGGTACATAAAGAACTCTCCGGCAGCGGGGCTATTCTTCTCGGCCAATTCTGATCTATCTCTCATTGGATTTTCTGATTCTGACTGGGTTGGATGCCCCAAATTGCGACGATTGGTTTCAGCCTATTGCTTCTATAAAGGGTTCCTCCCTTGTCACTTGGAAGAGCAAGAAGCGAGTAACTATCATAGCTTTCTTCCTCTGAGGCAGAGTATCGGGCTCTTGCACTGGCCACCAGAGAAGCTTAATGGCTTAGTTATGTGTTGA
- the LOC107461982 gene encoding cyclin-U1-1, translated as MLTGGEYSNHSRQLQPETCQTELNLPRVLCVLSSTLEKLVARNEKLVHELSQEVDGSIRIGKSLNAFHGVRAPSISIPKYLERIYKYTNCSPSCFVVGYVYIDRLTHLHPDSLVISLNIHRLLVTSVMIASKMLDDEHYNNAVYARVGGVSNAELNKLELELLFLLDFGVMVSSRVFESYCLHLEKEMVVNGTGLIKVERALASPKAMLMDEHDHNHLNHEPEILVEDNNNSNQSSPLPQILDSELTFS; from the exons ATGTTAACAGGGGGCGAATACTCAAACCACAGCCGGCAGCTTCAGCCGGAGACATGCCAGACCGAGCTAAACCTGCCCAGAGTACTGTGCGTCCTGTCTTCGACGTTAGAGAAGCTGGTGGCTCGAAACGAAAAGCTGGTGCATGAACTGAGCCAGGAGGTAGATGGCTCCATAAGAATAGGGAAGAGCTTGAATGCATTCCATGGTGTAAGGGCCCCAAGCATAAGCATACCAAAGTACTTAGAGAGGATATACAAGTACACTAATTGCAGCCCTTCTTGTTTTGTGGTTGGCTATGTCTACATTGATAGGCTCACACACCTGCACCCTGATTCTCTTGTTatatccttgaacatccacagATTGCTAGTTACCAGTGTCATGATTGCTTCCAAGATGCTCGATGATGA GCATTACAACAATGCAGTATATGCAAGAGTAGGAGGAGTAAGCAATGCAGAATTAAACAAGCTTGAATTGGAGCTACTCTTTCTCTTGGATTTTGGAGTGATGGTAAGCTCAAGAGTATTTGAGAGCTATTGCTTGCACTTGGAGAAAGAGATGGTGGTCAATGGCACTGGCCTCATCAAGGTTGAAAGGGCATTGGCATCACCAAAGGCTATGCTAATGGATGAACATGACCATAACCATCTTAACCATGAGCCTGAAATATTAGTTGAAGataacaacaacagcaaccaaaGTTCTCCTCTACCTCAAATTCTGGATAGTGAACTCACTTTTTCTTAG
- the LOC127744166 gene encoding uncharacterized protein LOC127744166: MLLDKLSSLNVVLSKLTQQERQFLSLETTSYIQILAAPTNSLNTVMTSQGRGRGRGRGGRFQAGGRGRGGRTRMQCSFCDKTGHTVDMCYKEHGLPPHLRQRNTNSAPVMMNYFNIGEATEDRNDGLGFNHPQLEEKKTIGSDFTPEQKEALLALLNKQEVQHIHSMNYILTQPQPPPHGDNLFEIERVKQTLHDRFRIKDIGDLKFFLGLEVARSSKG, translated from the exons ATGCTCTTGGATAAGTTGTCGAGTCTGAATGTGGTGCTCTCCAAGCTTACTCAACAAGAGAGACAGTTTCTCAGCCTTGAAACTACCTCATACATTCAAATTTTGGCGGCACCTACCAATTCCTTGAACACTGTTATGACTTCTCAAGGCAGAGGGAGAGGAAGAGGTAGGGGAGGCAGGTTTCAAGCTGGGGGGAGGGGCAGAGGAGGCAGAACAAGGATGCAGTGTTCGTTTTGTGACAAAACTGGACACACAGTAGATATGTGTTACAAGGAACACGGACTTCCTCCTCATCTAAGGCAAAGAAACACTAACTCTGCCCCAGTAATGATGAATTACTTCAACATAGGTGAAGCAACCGAGGATAGAAATGATGGTCTTGGTTTCAATCACCCCCAGTTGGAGGAGAAGAAGACTATAGGGAGCGATTTCACTCCAGAACAAAAGGAAGCCTTGCTAGCCTTACTCAATAAGCAAGAAGTGCAACATATTCATAGCATGAACTACATCTTAACTCAACCTCAGCCACCTCCTCATG GGGACAATTTGTTTGAAATTGAAAGGGTAAAACAGACTTTGCATGACAGATTTCGGATTAAGGACATAGGTGATCTCAAGTTCTTCCTTGGCTTAGAGGTTGCTAGGTCTTCAAAAGGCTAG
- the LOC127744088 gene encoding uncharacterized protein LOC127744088, producing MFGGLAVPANSPHLRKSGSRAVVSDLDEHEVENGAEEGFLYSGEVNDSKGGVAPISASGIMPSPIFLWRFKVFLFLVWAFICCKIGWDSVMRMSADKRDLFLYEAFLYFNPLLLAALMVWLWGINLWFFAQAGVNYARIFDLDQNYLTHREIWKCATWMTIIVPTSMTAYIYLYSHGEVSYAASQPVLLYAGVVLLLIFPFDIFYFSTRYYFLRTCWHIVFPLQAISFSDFFLADIFTSMAKVFSDLERSVCRMVHRQVATIAWLEADSVCGSHSVAIPLVLVLPYLFRLNQCLRQYKDTGEKTCLLNALKYSTAVPVIFLSALKYHVFPDKWTNFYRPLWLLSSVVNSSYSFYWDVNRDWDLSGLTRIFKFSKPHTLSHLLHGRRWVYFWVIGSNLVLRCTWTYKLSAHLRHNYLTVFTIAALEIFRRFQWVFFRVENELSKMNAKSHVQVTDISNEEEKLLHSNHNV from the exons ATGTTTGGAGGACTTGCTGTTCCTGCTAATAGTCCGCATTTGAGGAAATCTGGGAGCAGAGCTGTTGTCTCTGATCTTG ATGAGCATGAGGTGGAAAATGGTGCTGAGGAAGGTTTCTTGTATTCTGGGGAGGTGAACGATTCCAAGGGTGGCGTGGCACCAATTAGTGCCTCTGGGATAATGCCCTCGCCTATTTTCCTGTGGAGATTCAAG GTATTCTTGTTCCTTGTTTGGGCGTTCATCTGTTGCAAG ATTGGATGGGATTCTGTCATGAGAATGAGTGCTGACAAGCGGGATCTGTTTCTATATGAggcatttttgtattttaaccCGCTTCTTCTTGCG GCTTTAATGGTTTGGCTTTGGGGAATCAACTTATGGTTTTTTGCTCAGGCTGGTGTCAATTATGCAAGAATATTTGATCTCGATCAAAATTACCTTACTCACAGAGAAATATGGAAG TGTGCCACATGGATGACGATTATTGTTCCAACCAGTATGACGGcatatatttatctttattctCATGGAGAAGTTTCATATGCTGCCTCACAACCA GTGCTCCTATATGCTGGTGTTGTATTGTTGTTGATATTCCCCTttgatatcttttatttttcaactcgATATTACTTCTTAAGGACATGCTGGCATATAGTTTTCCCATTGCAG GCAATATCATTCTCTGATTTCTTCTTGGCTGATATTTTCACTTCCATGGCAAAG GTTTTTTCTGATCTGGAGCGTTCTGTATGTAGGATGGTACATCGGCAG GTTGCCACAATTGCTTGGTTGGAAGCTGATTCTGTGTGTGGCAGTCACTCTGTTGCAATCCCTTTAGTGCTTGTCTTGCCTTATCTTTTCCGTCTAAACCAATGTCTCCGTCAGTACAAAGATACCGGGGAGAAAACTTGTCTTTTGAATG CTTTAAAATATTCAACCGCAGTGCCAGTTATCTTTCTCTCGGCCCTTAAATATCACGTCTTCCCTGATAAGTGGACAAACTTTTATAGGCCTCTCTGGCTTCTGTCAAGTGTTGTGAACTCATCGTACTCTTTCTACTGGGATGTGAATAGAGATTGGGACCTAAG TGGCCTCACTCGAATATTCAAGTTCAGCAAGCCACATACACTCTCACATCTATTACATGGAAGGAGATGG GTTTACTTTTGGGTAATTGGAAGCAACCTAGTCCTTCGTTGCACGTGGACATACAAGCTTTCTGCACATCTTCGCCATAATTACCTGACAGTGTTCACCATTGCAGCCTTAGAAATTTTCCGCCGCTTCCAGTGGGTCTTTTTCCGTGTCGAAAATGAGTTGAGCAAGATGAATGCCAAATCACACGTACAGGTCACAGACATCTCAAACGAGGAAGAGAAATTGCTTCATTCCAACCACAATGTATAG